From a region of the Actinopolymorpha singaporensis genome:
- a CDS encoding extracellular solute-binding protein: MRDAAGRKGRRPESKNPGRRRVALFAALTLAAGAALAGCGSDSGPPVVTWYINPDNGGQAKLAQKCTQQAGGRYRISTALLPRDSTAQREQLVRRLAAGDKGIDLMSLDLPYLAEFANAGFLHKFEGSQAGQLTKGMLAGPLEAAKWKNELYAVPFNTNTQVLWYHRSVARKAGLDLGSNSDVTWKQVIAAAEKTGTTVQVQASRYEGYTVLINSLVASAGGQILKNPEAGKDVKPAIDSAAGRAAADVLRTLGRSKAASADISNSDEGTSQAGFNADNGGFMTNWPFVYTAETGTLNDLKTQRKSAPAGKRAALDKQIKEQQAKVDDFGWARWPGVVKGKPSAPPLGGINLAVGAFSRHTKEAVEAVRCITSPASQKEYMLGEGLLPTVESVYADPEIRKAFPMADLLRKSVDQGAPRPITPYYPDITAAIQRTWHPASTVSPSKTPGATARLIVAVLHDKELI, from the coding sequence GTGCGTGACGCAGCCGGCCGAAAGGGCCGGAGACCGGAGTCGAAGAATCCCGGACGCCGCCGGGTAGCGCTGTTCGCGGCGCTCACCCTCGCGGCCGGAGCGGCCCTTGCCGGGTGCGGGAGCGACTCCGGGCCCCCGGTCGTCACCTGGTACATCAACCCCGACAACGGCGGCCAGGCGAAGCTGGCGCAGAAGTGCACGCAGCAGGCCGGCGGCAGGTACCGCATCTCCACGGCGTTGCTGCCCCGCGACTCCACCGCACAGCGCGAGCAACTCGTCCGCCGGCTCGCCGCCGGTGACAAGGGCATCGACCTGATGAGCCTCGACCTGCCCTACCTCGCGGAGTTCGCCAACGCGGGGTTCCTGCACAAGTTCGAAGGCAGCCAGGCCGGTCAGCTCACCAAGGGCATGCTCGCCGGACCGCTCGAGGCGGCGAAGTGGAAGAACGAGCTGTACGCCGTTCCGTTCAACACCAACACCCAGGTGCTGTGGTACCACAGGTCCGTTGCCAGGAAGGCCGGCCTCGACCTCGGATCCAACTCCGACGTGACGTGGAAGCAGGTCATCGCGGCGGCGGAGAAGACCGGCACCACCGTGCAGGTGCAGGCGTCCCGCTACGAGGGCTACACCGTGCTGATCAACTCGCTGGTGGCCTCGGCGGGCGGGCAGATCCTGAAGAATCCCGAAGCGGGCAAGGACGTCAAGCCCGCCATCGACTCCGCAGCGGGTCGCGCCGCCGCCGACGTGCTGCGCACGCTGGGGCGTTCGAAGGCCGCCTCGGCCGACATCAGCAACTCCGACGAGGGCACCAGCCAGGCCGGCTTCAACGCCGACAACGGCGGCTTCATGACCAACTGGCCGTTCGTCTACACCGCCGAGACGGGCACCCTGAACGACCTGAAGACGCAGCGCAAGAGCGCCCCGGCGGGCAAGCGGGCCGCGCTCGACAAGCAGATCAAGGAGCAGCAAGCCAAGGTTGACGACTTCGGCTGGGCCCGCTGGCCGGGTGTCGTCAAGGGCAAGCCGAGCGCGCCGCCGCTGGGCGGGATCAACCTCGCCGTCGGTGCGTTCAGCCGGCACACCAAGGAGGCGGTCGAGGCGGTGCGCTGCATCACCTCACCGGCCAGCCAGAAGGAGTACATGCTCGGCGAGGGCCTGCTGCCCACCGTGGAGTCGGTCTACGCCGATCCCGAGATCCGCAAGGCGTTCCCGATGGCCGACCTGCTGCGAAAGTCGGTCGACCAGGGCGCGCCCCGGCCGATCACGCCGTACTACCCCGACATCACCGCGGCCATCCAGCGCACCTGGCACCCGGCGTCGACGGTCAGCCCGAGCAAGACCCCCGGGGCGACCGCGCGGCTGATAGTCGCTGTCCTCCACGACAAAGAGCTGATCTGA
- a CDS encoding carbohydrate ABC transporter permease translates to MNGRKVWWAVAGLAIVFYTLFPVAWILSLSLKKDANTPGFFPTEATLDNYRTVFDSGLFLSALRNSVGISLISTVASVVLATLAAYAIARLEFRGKKLVLSMALAIAMFPTISLVPPLFDMWRTLGLYDTWLGLIIPYMSFTLPLAIWTLSAFFREIPWEMEQAAQVDGATQWQAFRKVIVPLAAPGVFTAAILTFFFAWNDFVFGISLTASDAARPVPAALAFFTGESFFEQPTAAIAAAAVVVTIPVIVLVLFFQRKIVAGLTSGAVKG, encoded by the coding sequence ATGAACGGCCGCAAGGTCTGGTGGGCGGTCGCCGGGCTGGCGATCGTCTTCTACACGTTGTTCCCGGTGGCGTGGATCCTGTCGCTGTCGTTGAAGAAGGACGCCAACACGCCGGGCTTCTTCCCGACCGAAGCCACCTTGGACAACTACCGCACGGTGTTCGACTCGGGCCTGTTCCTCAGCGCCCTGCGCAACTCCGTCGGCATCTCGCTGATCTCCACCGTGGCGTCGGTGGTGCTGGCCACGTTGGCCGCCTACGCCATCGCCCGGCTGGAGTTCAGGGGAAAGAAGCTGGTGCTGTCGATGGCGTTGGCGATCGCGATGTTCCCGACCATCTCGCTGGTGCCGCCGCTGTTCGACATGTGGCGGACGCTCGGCCTGTACGACACCTGGCTCGGGCTGATCATCCCCTACATGTCGTTCACCCTGCCGCTGGCGATCTGGACGCTCTCGGCGTTCTTCCGGGAGATTCCCTGGGAGATGGAGCAGGCCGCCCAGGTCGACGGTGCCACCCAGTGGCAGGCGTTCCGCAAGGTGATCGTCCCGCTGGCGGCTCCCGGCGTGTTCACCGCCGCCATCCTGACGTTCTTCTTCGCCTGGAACGACTTCGTGTTCGGCATCTCGCTGACCGCCTCCGACGCGGCCCGGCCGGTGCCGGCGGCGTTGGCGTTCTTCACAGGGGAGTCCTTCTTCGAACAACCCACGGCCGCGATCGCGGCGGCCGCGGTCGTCGTCACGATCCCGGTGATCGTGCTCGTCCTCTTCTTCCAGCGCAAGATCGTGGCCGGGCTGACGTCCGGCGCGGTGAAGGGTTGA
- a CDS encoding carbohydrate ABC transporter permease: MTTTTIEKPAPSTARRRLTDRARHEQRLGWYLCAPAFVVMLAVTAYPMLQAVWLSLQSYRITDPESRRFVGLANYTMVLSDGLWWRDVGVTVLITVITVVVELVIGFAFAMVMHRILFGRGIVRTAILVPYGIITVVSAFAWKFAFAPDSGFVNSWFGLDNYDFFAQFGSSIVAISMSEIWKTTPFMSLLLLAGLAQVPEDLQEAAKVDGATWWQRLWKVTIPNMRAAIMVALLFRTLDAYRIFDSVFVMTNGAQGTETVSFLAYRQMITRTAVGLGSAVSVLLFLTVLIIAFVFIKLFRTDLSQVRGDR, translated from the coding sequence ATGACGACAACGACAATCGAGAAACCGGCTCCCTCGACCGCCCGCCGCAGACTGACCGACCGGGCCCGCCACGAGCAGCGCCTGGGGTGGTACCTGTGCGCACCGGCATTCGTGGTGATGCTGGCGGTCACGGCCTATCCGATGTTGCAGGCCGTGTGGCTTTCCCTGCAGAGCTACCGGATCACCGACCCGGAGTCCCGGCGGTTCGTCGGCCTGGCCAACTACACGATGGTGCTGAGCGACGGCCTGTGGTGGCGCGACGTCGGCGTCACCGTGCTGATCACAGTGATCACCGTGGTGGTGGAGCTCGTCATCGGCTTCGCGTTCGCGATGGTGATGCACCGCATCCTGTTCGGGCGGGGCATCGTGCGCACCGCAATCCTGGTGCCCTACGGCATCATCACGGTGGTCTCGGCGTTCGCCTGGAAGTTCGCGTTCGCGCCCGACTCGGGGTTCGTGAACTCCTGGTTCGGCCTGGACAACTACGACTTCTTCGCGCAGTTCGGCTCCTCGATCGTGGCGATCTCGATGTCGGAGATCTGGAAGACGACGCCGTTCATGTCGCTTCTGCTGCTCGCCGGGTTGGCGCAGGTACCCGAGGATCTGCAGGAGGCCGCCAAGGTCGACGGTGCCACCTGGTGGCAGCGGCTGTGGAAGGTCACCATCCCCAACATGCGGGCGGCCATCATGGTCGCGCTGCTGTTCCGCACGCTGGACGCCTACCGCATCTTCGACAGCGTGTTCGTGATGACGAACGGCGCGCAGGGCACCGAGACGGTCTCCTTCCTGGCGTACCGGCAGATGATCACCCGAACGGCGGTGGGGCTCGGCTCGGCGGTGTCGGTGCTGCTGTTCCTCACCGTGCTGATCATCGCCTTCGTCTTCATCAAGCTGTTCCGGACCGACCTGTCCCAGGTGCGAGGTGATCGGTGA
- a CDS encoding DUF402 domain-containing protein, protein MNLSSGTPPEPSALPGERPGTAGMRPSGSPPYWQPRMQIWWHYRRRTWLPGSPETVRPMTVVRDDADGLVAWLAPGTPVLRPVLTDGREPRSVHIDDWYRVRDNRSLKRTRWRGTGILKVAPTGVPWSVWLFWLPDGTFRNWYVNLEDVHVRDDLHVVTQDHVLDVVVQPDRSVQWKDEDELAAAVRWGRYQAADAAEFEKDAHAVEEVVARWGSPFCDGWENWRPDPSWPIPSLPPDAAQADF, encoded by the coding sequence GTGAACCTCTCCTCCGGTACGCCCCCCGAACCCAGCGCCCTGCCCGGGGAGCGTCCCGGGACCGCCGGGATGCGCCCGTCCGGCTCGCCGCCGTACTGGCAGCCGCGCATGCAGATCTGGTGGCACTACCGCCGGCGCACCTGGCTGCCGGGGAGTCCGGAGACCGTCCGGCCGATGACCGTCGTACGCGACGACGCCGACGGCCTGGTGGCCTGGCTGGCGCCGGGCACGCCGGTGCTGCGGCCGGTGCTCACCGACGGCCGCGAACCGCGTTCGGTCCACATCGACGACTGGTACCGCGTCCGGGACAACCGCTCACTCAAGCGGACCCGTTGGCGCGGTACGGGCATCCTCAAGGTCGCCCCGACCGGGGTCCCCTGGTCGGTCTGGCTGTTCTGGCTGCCCGACGGGACGTTCCGCAACTGGTACGTCAACCTCGAGGACGTCCACGTCCGCGACGACCTCCACGTGGTGACCCAGGACCACGTCCTCGACGTCGTCGTGCAGCCCGACCGCAGCGTGCAATGGAAGGACGAGGACGAGCTCGCCGCCGCCGTACGCTGGGGCCGCTACCAGGCCGCCGACGCCGCGGAGTTCGAGAAGGACGCGCACGCCGTCGAGGAGGTGGTGGCCCGGTGGGGTTCGCCGTTCTGTGACGGCTGGGAGAACTGGCGCCCCGACCCGAGTTGGCCCATCCCCTCGCTCCCGCCCGACGCCGCCCAGGCCGACTTCTGA
- a CDS encoding multicopper oxidase family protein, with protein sequence MSLSRRQALRMFGAGTLAALTATSTSACSLLGSSSPEPRLLPSTAELPPPFRVPLPIPPVARPIRTDATTDYYDLSPRVAEQEILPGTRTRIWGYAGRFPGPTVDARSRRRVVVHQTNELPVPVVTHLHGGRTPPASDGYPTDLLLPRHGDFPTGMPDPRARVTRGSRTYEFPLDQPAAPLWYHDHRMDFTAPQLWRGLAGMWFVRDDEEDALPLPRGERELPLMICDRSFAPDGNLRYPALDPHLRDRPGVREAYMGGVLGDVILVNGAPWPHLDVSAARYRLRILNASNARRYELTLRPTPAGAPAFVQIGSDGGLLARPVPRSTLTLAPAERVDVVVDFGRFPVGTTVVLANAAGEDGAARVMRFRVVRRERDATHVPARLAEVERLDPAKASVTREFAFESGDVHGHAGWTVNGEAFDPAKFLARPRLGATEVWRLTSDVAHPVHLHLVQFQVLTLDGEPPKADLGRKDTLDLRPAQTAEIIARFDGYRGRYVLHCHNLEHEDMAMMANFEVV encoded by the coding sequence GTGAGCCTGAGCCGCCGGCAGGCGCTGCGAATGTTCGGGGCGGGCACCCTCGCCGCGCTGACGGCGACGTCAACCTCGGCTTGCTCATTGCTGGGAAGCAGCAGCCCGGAACCCCGGCTGCTGCCCAGCACCGCCGAGCTACCGCCGCCGTTCCGGGTGCCGCTGCCGATCCCGCCCGTCGCCCGGCCGATCCGCACCGACGCCACCACCGACTACTACGACCTGTCGCCGCGGGTCGCCGAGCAGGAGATCCTGCCCGGCACCCGCACCAGGATCTGGGGGTACGCCGGACGGTTCCCCGGACCCACCGTCGACGCGCGCAGCCGCCGCCGAGTGGTCGTGCACCAGACCAACGAGCTGCCGGTGCCCGTGGTGACTCACCTGCACGGCGGGCGTACGCCACCGGCGAGCGACGGCTACCCGACCGACCTGCTCCTGCCCCGGCACGGCGACTTCCCGACCGGTATGCCCGACCCGCGGGCGCGGGTGACGCGCGGCAGCAGGACGTACGAGTTCCCGCTCGACCAGCCGGCCGCGCCGCTGTGGTACCACGACCACCGGATGGACTTCACGGCTCCGCAACTGTGGCGCGGGCTGGCCGGCATGTGGTTCGTCCGCGACGACGAGGAGGACGCCCTCCCCCTGCCGCGGGGCGAACGCGAGCTGCCGCTGATGATCTGCGACCGGTCCTTCGCCCCGGACGGGAACCTGCGCTACCCCGCGCTCGACCCGCACCTGCGCGACCGGCCCGGTGTGCGGGAGGCCTACATGGGCGGCGTGCTCGGCGACGTCATCCTGGTCAACGGCGCACCCTGGCCGCACCTCGATGTCAGCGCCGCGCGCTACCGGCTGCGGATCCTGAACGCCTCCAACGCCCGGCGTTACGAGCTGACGCTGCGTCCCACGCCTGCGGGCGCCCCGGCGTTCGTGCAGATCGGCAGCGACGGGGGCCTGCTGGCCCGCCCGGTGCCCCGTTCCACCCTCACGCTCGCCCCCGCCGAACGCGTCGACGTCGTGGTCGACTTCGGCAGGTTCCCGGTGGGCACGACGGTGGTGCTGGCCAACGCGGCCGGCGAGGACGGCGCCGCGCGGGTGATGCGGTTCCGGGTCGTACGCCGAGAACGCGACGCGACCCACGTGCCTGCCCGGCTGGCGGAGGTCGAGCGGCTCGACCCGGCGAAGGCGAGCGTCACCCGCGAGTTCGCGTTCGAGTCGGGGGACGTGCACGGGCACGCGGGCTGGACCGTCAACGGCGAGGCGTTCGACCCGGCGAAGTTCCTGGCTCGGCCCAGGCTCGGCGCCACCGAGGTGTGGCGGCTGACCAGCGACGTGGCCCATCCGGTGCACCTGCACCTGGTGCAGTTCCAGGTGCTCACCCTCGACGGCGAGCCGCCGAAGGCGGACCTCGGCCGCAAGGACACCCTCGACCTGCGCCCGGCACAGACAGCGGAGATCATCGCCCGCTTCGACGGCTACCGCGGGAGGTACGTCCTGCACTGCCACAACCTCGAACACGAGGACATGGCGATGATGGCCAACTTCGAGGTCGTCTGA
- a CDS encoding class II fumarate hydratase: MAQEREQDYRIERDTMGEVRVPAKAKWRAQTQRAVENFPISGSTLEAQHIRALALIKGAAAKVNAELGVIDADLAKAIQEAAAAVAAGAHDAHFPIDVFQTGSGTSSNMNTNEVLATLATEALGRAVHPNDHVNASQSSNDVFPSSIHIAATYAVLNDLIPALSHLSDALETKAAEFAEVVKSGRTHLMDATPVTLGQEFGGYAAQIRYGIERVESTLPRVGELPLGGTAVGTGINTPPGFAEKVIAELVETTGLPLREARNHFEAQGARDALVELSGQLRTIAVGLYKAANDIRWMGSGPRAGLGELALPDLQPGSSIMPGKVNPVIPEAARQVVAQVVGNDAAVAFAGSQGDFELNVMLPVIARNLLESIRLLANVSVLFADRLVAGITANADRCREYAESSPSVVTPLNRYIGYENAAKVAKTALAERKTIRQVVIEQGYVERGDLTEEQLDRALDVLSMTHP, translated from the coding sequence ATGGCGCAGGAGCGAGAGCAGGACTACCGGATCGAACGCGACACCATGGGCGAGGTCAGGGTTCCCGCCAAGGCGAAGTGGCGGGCACAGACCCAACGCGCGGTGGAGAACTTCCCGATCTCCGGGTCGACACTGGAGGCCCAGCACATCCGGGCGCTCGCCCTGATCAAGGGCGCGGCGGCGAAGGTCAACGCCGAGCTCGGTGTCATCGACGCCGACCTCGCCAAGGCGATCCAGGAGGCAGCCGCCGCGGTGGCCGCCGGGGCTCACGACGCGCACTTCCCGATCGACGTGTTCCAGACCGGCTCGGGCACCTCCAGCAACATGAACACCAACGAGGTGCTGGCCACGCTGGCCACCGAGGCGCTCGGCCGGGCGGTCCACCCCAACGACCACGTCAACGCCTCGCAGTCCAGCAACGACGTGTTCCCCTCCTCCATCCACATCGCCGCGACGTACGCCGTCCTCAACGACCTGATCCCGGCGCTGTCGCACCTGTCCGACGCGCTGGAGACGAAGGCGGCCGAGTTCGCCGAGGTGGTGAAGTCGGGGCGTACGCACCTGATGGACGCCACGCCGGTGACGCTCGGCCAGGAGTTCGGGGGGTACGCCGCGCAGATCCGCTACGGCATCGAGCGCGTGGAGTCCACGCTCCCCCGCGTCGGTGAGCTTCCCCTCGGCGGCACCGCGGTCGGCACGGGCATCAACACCCCGCCCGGGTTCGCCGAGAAGGTGATCGCCGAACTCGTCGAGACGACCGGACTGCCGCTGCGCGAGGCTCGCAACCACTTCGAGGCGCAGGGCGCCCGCGACGCGCTGGTCGAGCTGTCCGGTCAGCTCCGCACGATCGCGGTCGGCCTGTACAAGGCGGCCAACGACATCCGCTGGATGGGCTCCGGGCCGCGCGCCGGCCTCGGTGAGCTCGCGCTGCCCGACCTGCAGCCGGGGTCGAGCATCATGCCGGGCAAGGTCAACCCGGTCATCCCCGAGGCCGCCCGCCAGGTCGTGGCGCAGGTCGTCGGCAACGACGCGGCGGTGGCGTTCGCGGGTTCGCAGGGTGACTTCGAGCTCAACGTCATGCTGCCGGTGATCGCCCGCAACCTCCTGGAGTCGATCCGCCTGCTCGCCAACGTGAGCGTGCTGTTCGCCGACCGGCTGGTGGCCGGGATCACCGCCAACGCCGACCGCTGCCGCGAGTACGCCGAGTCGTCCCCGTCGGTGGTCACGCCGCTGAACCGCTACATCGGCTACGAGAACGCCGCGAAGGTCGCGAAGACCGCGCTCGCCGAGCGCAAGACCATCCGGCAGGTCGTGATCGAGCAGGGGTACGTCGAACGCGGCGACCTCACCGAGGAGCAGCTCGACCGGGCGCTCGACGTCCTGTCGATGACGCACCCCTGA
- a CDS encoding phosphotransferase enzyme family protein, producing the protein MPHDGPLPDEPPHGAPTNLTDLLARWRVPAPDAVRPAGPGTNNSVHVVEAGGRRYVVRGYQNQSADRVAAEHRLLTGLADVGLSFAVPRPLPTRDGATFVPTPSGPVALFGYLPGRPAGRTTRDLALAGEVLAYLDLALAELPAGLAPADWRHPLSEVHPAVPDLGELAAELARVLPGEQGDDPGWLHAAAERVDAMRVRWWETLPVQVVHNDFALGNLLVHDDGRPSAVLDFEFAGLDLRVADLVGAVSMATAEWQPSDRATDVLCRAYLSRLPLSTAERAAFPDLLRLRALESLVWRAGRWRQGQARLDEVRDRLAGARQLDRWLEQHGPTLVDDLTAL; encoded by the coding sequence GTGCCGCATGACGGACCGCTGCCGGACGAGCCGCCGCACGGCGCGCCGACGAACCTCACCGACCTCCTTGCCCGCTGGCGGGTGCCGGCCCCCGATGCGGTCCGCCCCGCCGGTCCGGGCACCAACAACTCCGTGCACGTGGTGGAGGCGGGCGGCCGGCGTTATGTCGTACGCGGGTACCAGAACCAGTCCGCCGACCGGGTGGCCGCCGAGCACCGGCTGCTGACCGGCCTGGCGGACGTGGGACTCTCGTTCGCCGTGCCGCGGCCGCTCCCCACCCGCGACGGGGCGACGTTCGTACCAACTCCGAGCGGCCCGGTCGCGCTGTTCGGCTACCTTCCCGGCCGTCCCGCCGGGCGCACCACCCGCGACCTCGCCCTCGCCGGCGAGGTTCTCGCCTACCTGGATCTCGCGCTCGCCGAGCTCCCCGCCGGCCTCGCGCCCGCGGACTGGCGCCATCCGCTGTCGGAGGTCCACCCGGCCGTTCCGGACCTCGGTGAGCTCGCCGCCGAACTCGCTCGCGTGCTGCCAGGTGAGCAGGGCGACGACCCGGGCTGGCTCCATGCCGCCGCCGAGCGGGTGGACGCGATGCGGGTGCGATGGTGGGAGACACTGCCCGTCCAGGTCGTACACAACGACTTCGCGCTGGGCAACCTGCTCGTGCACGACGACGGCAGGCCCAGCGCGGTGCTCGACTTCGAGTTCGCGGGGCTTGACCTGCGGGTGGCGGATCTGGTCGGGGCGGTGTCGATGGCAACCGCCGAGTGGCAGCCGTCGGACCGCGCCACGGACGTACTCTGCCGGGCGTACCTGTCCCGGCTCCCCCTGAGCACCGCGGAGCGGGCCGCGTTCCCCGACCTGCTCCGGCTGCGCGCGCTGGAGTCGCTGGTGTGGCGGGCGGGCCGATGGCGGCAGGGGCAAGCCCGGCTTGACGAGGTACGCGACCGGCTGGCCGGTGCGCGTCAGCTCGACCGCTGGCTCGAGCAGCACGGCCCTACGCTGGTCGACGACCTGACCGCCCTCTGA
- a CDS encoding ABC transporter ATP-binding protein, producing MAVIELKNIVKQYGDGYPAVNDVSLEIADGEFMILVGPSGCGKSTLLRMIVGLEDITSGDLLIGGERVNDKAPRDRNLAMVFQNYALYPHLTVYENIAFPLRLAKKSDQEVREKVEHAADLLELREHLQRKPSQLSGGQRQRVAMGRAIVRDAEAFLFDEPLSNLDAKLRGQMRTEISRLQRQLDTTTVYVTHDQTEAMTLGDRVAVLRKGVLQQCASPRELYEQPVNLFVAGFIGAPPMNFLPATVKDGRIELPFGNVALPDVYDPAALEGRLLVAGIRPGSFEDAEYVDSAKHPRGETFEATVDVIEWLGNEQYAYVPYKSEQEIRAEIDTLAQELDMEAMRPQLIISLDPASRIREGQPGRFWVDVSKIHLFDPKNGANLGLTRQGSNAASGEPTSA from the coding sequence GTGGCAGTCATCGAGTTGAAGAACATCGTCAAGCAGTACGGCGATGGTTATCCGGCCGTCAACGACGTGAGCCTGGAGATCGCCGACGGCGAGTTCATGATCCTCGTCGGCCCGTCCGGGTGTGGCAAGTCCACCTTGCTCCGGATGATCGTGGGGCTGGAGGACATCACCTCCGGTGACCTGTTGATCGGTGGCGAACGCGTCAACGACAAGGCGCCGCGCGACCGCAACCTCGCGATGGTCTTCCAGAACTACGCGCTCTACCCTCACCTCACCGTCTACGAGAACATCGCGTTCCCGTTGCGGCTCGCCAAGAAGTCCGACCAGGAGGTGCGCGAGAAGGTCGAGCACGCCGCGGACCTGCTCGAGCTGCGCGAGCACCTGCAGCGCAAGCCGAGTCAGCTGTCCGGTGGTCAGCGCCAGCGGGTGGCGATGGGGCGGGCGATCGTCCGGGACGCGGAGGCGTTCCTCTTCGACGAGCCCCTGTCCAACCTCGACGCCAAGCTGCGCGGGCAGATGCGGACCGAGATCTCCCGGCTGCAGCGTCAGCTGGACACCACGACGGTCTACGTCACCCACGACCAGACCGAGGCGATGACCCTCGGGGACCGCGTTGCCGTTCTGCGCAAGGGAGTCCTGCAGCAGTGCGCGTCCCCGCGTGAGCTGTACGAGCAGCCGGTCAACCTCTTCGTGGCGGGCTTCATCGGCGCGCCGCCGATGAACTTCCTGCCGGCCACGGTGAAGGACGGCCGGATCGAGCTGCCGTTCGGCAACGTGGCGCTGCCGGACGTCTACGACCCGGCAGCCCTGGAAGGACGCCTGCTGGTGGCGGGCATCCGGCCGGGGTCGTTCGAGGATGCGGAGTACGTCGACTCGGCCAAGCACCCGCGCGGTGAGACGTTCGAGGCGACGGTCGACGTGATCGAGTGGCTCGGGAACGAGCAGTACGCCTACGTGCCGTACAAGTCCGAGCAGGAGATCCGTGCCGAGATCGACACGCTGGCACAGGAACTCGACATGGAGGCGATGCGCCCGCAGCTCATCATCTCCCTCGACCCCGCGAGCCGGATCCGCGAGGGCCAGCCGGGCAGGTTCTGGGTGGACGTGTCCAAGATCCACCTGTTCGACCCCAAGAACGGTGCCAACCTCGGGTTGACACGGCAGGGGTCCAACGCCGCCAGCGGCGAACCCACGTCTGCCTGA
- a CDS encoding citrate synthase yields the protein MSESTRWMTTAQAADLLGVKAETVYAYVSRGVLTRHRGADRRSSRFDRIEVERLARRNRRGGRAGALEVVVDTGLTLLDPEGALYYRGRDAVVLARTESFEAVAALLWESAHTGPWQASPAAVEVGRRTQAALPASTRPVDRMRVVVAALAAADPVRDDRRPAAVVASARALVAGIVDSLPERSPAPGFSVAERLWSRLADRAPGPGEIRALNAALVLLADHELAASTLAARVAASVWADPYLVVLTGLSAGGGILHGASASGLETLLRTTPDPAAVPRVVGDRLRGGEHLPGFGHKVYSGRDPRADALLELVRIAGEQPSEQLSGQPSVQPPHGGVDAIVAELVRVVGRHGGPAPNVDLALAALAVKFGLTEGSGEMIFLLGRIAGLVAHALEEYPHRVRFRPRALYTGPPPGTPNTSG from the coding sequence GTGAGCGAGTCCACCCGCTGGATGACCACCGCCCAGGCCGCCGACCTGCTCGGGGTGAAGGCCGAGACGGTGTACGCGTACGTGAGCCGGGGTGTGCTGACCCGCCACCGCGGCGCGGACCGGCGGTCGTCGCGGTTCGACCGGATCGAGGTCGAACGCCTGGCCCGGAGGAACCGCCGTGGCGGCCGGGCAGGCGCGCTGGAGGTGGTCGTCGACACCGGCCTGACCCTGCTCGACCCGGAGGGCGCGCTGTACTACCGGGGACGCGACGCGGTGGTGCTCGCCCGGACCGAGTCGTTCGAGGCGGTCGCCGCGCTGTTGTGGGAAAGCGCGCACACCGGACCGTGGCAGGCCTCCCCGGCGGCGGTCGAGGTGGGCCGGCGAACCCAGGCCGCGTTGCCCGCGTCCACCCGGCCGGTGGACCGGATGCGAGTGGTGGTGGCCGCGCTCGCCGCCGCGGATCCCGTACGCGACGACCGCCGGCCGGCGGCGGTGGTGGCGTCCGCACGAGCGCTGGTCGCCGGCATCGTCGACTCCCTGCCCGAACGCTCGCCCGCCCCTGGCTTCTCCGTCGCCGAGCGGCTGTGGTCGCGGCTGGCCGACCGGGCACCCGGGCCGGGTGAGATCCGGGCGTTGAACGCGGCCCTGGTCCTGCTCGCCGACCACGAACTCGCCGCCTCCACCCTCGCCGCCCGGGTCGCCGCGTCGGTGTGGGCCGACCCGTACCTCGTGGTGCTCACCGGGCTGAGTGCCGGCGGCGGGATCCTGCACGGCGCGAGCGCCTCCGGCCTGGAGACGTTGCTGCGTACGACGCCGGACCCCGCGGCAGTGCCCCGGGTGGTCGGTGACCGGCTGCGTGGCGGGGAACACCTGCCCGGCTTCGGCCACAAGGTCTACTCCGGGCGGGATCCGCGCGCGGACGCCCTGCTGGAGCTGGTGCGCATCGCCGGTGAGCAGCCTTCCGAGCAGCTTTCTGGGCAGCCTTCTGTGCAGCCTCCGCACGGCGGGGTCGACGCCATCGTGGCCGAACTCGTGCGGGTCGTCGGCCGGCACGGCGGGCCGGCGCCCAACGTGGACCTGGCGCTGGCCGCGCTCGCTGTCAAGTTCGGCTTGACAGAGGGATCCGGCGAGATGATCTTCCTGCTCGGGCGGATCGCGGGGCTGGTTGCGCACGCGCTGGAGGAGTACCCCCACCGGGTGCGGTTCCGGCCCCGCGCCCTCTACACCGGCCCACCGCCCGGCACTCCGAACACGTCGGGCTGA